The genomic region TAGGAATTGTGAAACTTCAATGTTCTAGAATGAATAGTATGTTGTGAAGCATCTCGGTGAGTCTTACCCTCTTCCTGAGTCTCATGATTAACTTTTGCTTCTAGGCTTTCGCTATGACCCATCACTGAGATTCATCACCTTCCGCGTTGTCTTGCCACACCGTTTGATGAATTCTTCGTATgtcatctcttctttcgaAGTATATCGAAGTCTAAGAACACTTGTGATCAGTTGTCTCAACTCCTCTATTCCATGACGTGGTATGATCTCGCGCTTGTCCCCATCTCGCACATTGTACAGTATGATGCGTGGTAACTTTCCAGACTCTGAGCCTGAAAAGTAGGCATAAACGCAAGCATGTATGACATGTTCGTTGGAAAGGCTTAAGACGAACTTGATCTCCCATATTGTTCGATTATCCATGTCGTCATTGCTCTCGGTTGCGGAATTGTTTACAATATCTGCTCGACCACAGAGTTGAGTTTCTTGGCCATCGATATAGAATTGCTGCTgcatctcaacttcaaaatCCAGCTTTCGGGCAGAACCCACCAGCTCACTATCAATTCGACGCCGAGCAAGGCTGGGGTCTTCGGGCTTGATCCAGTCATACTTGTGGTCTTTCATCTGAATCACGCGCGGTAGATAGCCCGAGAGACTCGCTTCATACTCGCAAGCTTTCCGGCAAAGCCAAGCAACAAGCTTCTCGGGGCATTTTGACAAAGtttcatcaacctctccttTACTTGGTCGTCCTAGTGACCTTAATGTTCCGGCTGTTGCTAGTTCCAGAGCTGCGGCAATAACAAGGCCATTGATGTCGCTAACAGACTCATAGAACCCCCTTTTTAGATCCGAGGGTATCACATTTCTTATGTTGATGTGTTCATGGCGAGGGAGAGGAGGCGCTATCCTGTCTACATGAAGATGGCGCTCGACAATTTTATCAAGAGCATCGCCCTGGACATACCGCGTTATTTCACGGGCTCCGCAAGATTTTGGAAGCATAAGCCCCAACTATAGGGGGCGTCCAGGTAGATCAGGTTGTGGAATTTTTGTTCGTCTCGTTGTTAAGTTGACTATCTTGGCGGTGTCGTACAGAGAATCGAGGGACACACAAGGCATCATCTTACTCTCATCATTGTGGACCAATTCGAGTTGTTGCAGAGAGCGCGTTAGAGCCACAAAAGCTTCGTTGGGACAGCTGTCATCTGGCAAGTCGCGGCCGAAGAACTCGAAATAGGAGGCATCGATGCCAAGAAGAATGACAAGTTTACGCTCTCGACCCTTGAACTGATGTATCGTAGAGATGCACAACTTTCCATTGATCACCTTGTCGTTGAGAGGTGTTTCCTCATCAGGAGGTACATGTATCGGCAAATCATAGACCTGAGTCAATGCATTTGTAAGTGCTTGCAACGGTCCTCTCGTACGAACGGAGGGTGCTATTATCACGCAGTTCTCAGGCTTGTAACGTTTTACTAGGGGGGAAATCGCTCTAGCCAATGCCAAACTGTCCTAAATATTGCATCTCAGGACAATGGGCTTTGGACCACGCTTCGGGCTGGAGATGTACTGCTCTCCACCGAGGAAGACACGGTTGATGAACTGGACAGTCGATGAGGACAGCCTGAAACTGTTGCCTAACTGAACTTCTGCAAAGGGATAGGGACTGATTGGGCCTAGCACCTCAGGGGCCAGAGTCAGATAGCGAGGGTCAGCACCGCGAAAGCGGTATATCGATTGGCGCTCGTCGCCGAGGACGACTATGCGCGTAGGCTGGCCTCCTTTCCCAAGGTTGTTGGCCCGGACAAAGCACTCGACTAGCCAGAAGGTTTCTGGATTGCAGTCCTGAAACTCGTCCGGTACAATGATGTCGAAAGGTGTTGAGGTCCATCGTGGAAGTTTGCTGCACTTATCGATATTctccaagagcttgatgagtgCTCCATCACTCGGAACCACTTGTCCAAGGAGGACACCCGCCATGCCATGGAAAGTGTACACATCGCTATTGTGGTACTTGTTCAGACGATGAGATGTTTCACTCTGAAGTCTCTTTGAGAAGAGAATACTGCCAATTATTTTATCAGGGTGTGCAGCCGCAATAGCTTCTATGGTGGCGGTTTTGCCTGATCCGGGTCTTGCTGATACCACGACATTCTGGTCAGCGCAGAGTTTTGCGATCCTTAGTTGCTGAGACGATGGTTTGAAGGCTGGTTTTGTGCCCACAGACTGGAGCCAGCTGTGATTTCTGGTGAAGAACCGAGATGAGCCGATTTGGCGAGTATAATATGACTTTTACCGTATCGTTAGCTTGACTTCCTCTGGAGCAAGTATAGCGATACTCACTGTTGGCTGTCGAAACCAGGCTGAGAGCAACAGATGCAATATTTTGACTCGTACTATAATATTGATGACATCTCCATATTTATGAAAGGCGACAAGAACTGCTGCAACTGAAGAAAGTCCCAATACGGTGACTCCTGGTATGTAAGTATGTAGCAATCGGCACACTCCTTGGTCTGATTAGTTAGATGATTCATGATGCATTTCGGATTGTCTATCGATTGTTGATTGTTCTGGTCAAGAAAGGGAACATCTTAGGGCCGCTGTGCTAACCTAGTACATTACCTAACCACCAAACGATTGACTAATATAACTAGCAAACAAACTGCATTGCTTTATGTTCCACCTTCAACCTCCAAAGCGACTCCTTAGATTTTATCCAGAAATGGCATTATTAATCTCTTTATATCAATGAGACAAGACGTTGACCCAAGTTCACAGGCAACAGAAACTGGGAAGATGCATCGAAAGGCACGAGACTAGGGTATCCAGCCCAATAGAAATGCTGATGGCGAAAGCGCGGCAATCTATTGGGGATCCCCTCGTCATGTTCTGGGTCACAGTAGTGTGAACCTAGCGTTCAGGTCAAGCAGAGTGGCTGTGCAGATGCAGCTGCAGGTGAGGGAGAAAGGAAGGCTTTGAATGCAAGGTGACAGGAAGTGGAACTCAGCGAGGCCAAAACAGTGTGAGTTGTTGCAGAGGACTGGCGGTTTTTGTGTCCTCGGCACAGTATTTCCCTACTGTGATGCACAACGAACACGCGATACACTCACTGCCTCTCAGTATTACAGACTTGGAGGCGAGATTGCACAGCAAGGAAACGGTTTCGTCAAGATGAACCAGTCAGATCACAATTGCGTTTCTGGTATCGAGTTGTGCCAGCAGATGGTTTCATGTGGCTACATATTATGTTATGGAACGAAAGGGACACAAACCATCACAACAGGAGCCACGAATTCACGTCTCATCAATAAAGTCAACCCCAAAAAAACACACCAGCTGGAAATTCCGAGCTACGTAACCAACTTCAGCCGTGCTAGCAGTAAACGAAGCAGGGGTTCCAGGGACCTACACCAAACCAAATACAGAAAAGAGTCCTCTGCTCGATCTTGGAAACCCCAGGATCCTTGTCGTCGAGGGTTCCGGCCCACTGAATACTTCCGTCACAAGCAAAATTGAGCTCCCCCGGACCATCAATTACGTAGGTCGTGTCTAGTTGCTCAGCGCGGCAGGGATAACTAGCCAGGGAGTTTGGTGATTGGCAGGGGAGGGAGGGACCTAGGGAGACTTGAGAGCCTTTCTTGGGATGGGTTGACTTATGAGAACGCTATTCACTGGTATCTAACTTTTGCAGATAATACCTCAGTGTTGCAGTACTCGGCTCAAAGCATTTATGTCTCTGGAGGCACTGTAGTTGAGAAACAGTCTTGAGCAGAGTTGATTAGCTTTGGAAGCTCTACCTGTGTTGCGGATGAAAGGATAACTGCACGAACAAGAGAAGTGGTCAATTACATCCACTATTAGTCTACAGATGTTGTTTCATAGTACCACGATACTTTTTGCAGTCAGTGAATGCTGATCATCATCGATACGGTGCCTAGGTGCCCTGCCGCTCGCTCGCTCGGCCCGCAATCAACACCCTCTATTGAAGCTCAGGCACCCCCCTCCAACTCCACTGTATCCGATCACTGGCTCTAGCTTGCAGCCTCTTAGCCTGGTTGCAGCTGTCTACAGATGTTGACTCCGCTTTCTGCTGATAATGATCGAACTCTCTCGGCTGCTTCAATTTCCCTTGTTGAGCCACAAATTAGCTCCCTCCCACTAGCGAGAGTAACTTTAAAATGACACTGCCATATATAGAGTCATGTGCTTGTTGCCAAGTACTTACTTGGTACCCTTTATCAGTTCACTTTCCAGTGCCTCGACGATCACCGCAAGCTTGGAAAGAAGCCACTCAACCGGGCTGCAATTGCGTCTGCGGGTTGCACCACTGGAACAGCCCAGGCCCAAATCTTGGTCTTCCatgtcttgtctcgtcttgacttgacttgtctcttcttgtcatcttcTGCCAGGATTTCTTCCACCTTCCAATCCCTTGGCTTGGTTTCTTACATACCTCCGATCCTTCCTTTCCAGGTTTCCCTCTCTTATTTCAACTGttccctttttcttttcgacTTCCCTTCTCGGATTCCCTTTCGTTTTCCATACGACCCCTCCCTCTGCCGTCTCAAACAAGCTGGTgtctccagctccagctaGGCACGTAATCCACCTAGAGGCAACCtagctcagctcagctccaAGGTAGTCTGTGTCCAAGCTACCAGCTACCAGGCTTTCAGCTGGCTACACGGGCATTCGCAACCTCACCACCAAGTGAATCGGCCAACGCCATTACGACGGTCGTTCGGAATCGGC from Fusarium oxysporum Fo47 chromosome III, complete sequence harbors:
- a CDS encoding P-loop containing nucleoside triphosphate hydrolase protein codes for the protein MNHLTNQTKECADCYILTYQESPYWDFLQLQQFLSPFINMEMSSILYWLQSVGTKPAFKPSSQQLRIAKLCADQNVVVSARPGSGKTATIEAIAAAHPDKIIGSILFSKRLQSETSHRLNKYHNSDVYTFHGMAGVLLGQVVPSDGALIKLLENIDKCSKLPRWTSTPFDIIVPDEFQDCNPETFWLVECFVRANNLGKGGQPTRIVVLGDERQSIYRFRGADPRYLTLAPEVLGPISPYPFAEVQLGNSFRLSSSTVQFINRVFLGGEHLALARAISPLVKRYKPENCVIIAPSVRTRGPLQALTNALTQVYDLPIHVPPDEETPLNDKVINGKLCISTIHQFKGRERKLVILLGIDASYFEFFGRDLPDDSCPNEAFVALTRSLQQLELVHNDESKMMPCVSLDSLYDTAKILGLMLPKSCGAREITRYVQGDALDKIVERHLHVDRIAPPLPRHEHINIRNVIPSDLKRGFYESVSDINGLVIAAALELATAGTLRSLGRPSKGEVDETLSKCPEKLVAWLCRKACEYEASLSGYLPRVIQMKDHKYDWIKPEDPSLARRRIDSELVGSARKLDFEVEMQQQFYIDGQETQLCGRADIVNNSATESNDDMDNRTIWEIKFVLSLSNEHVIHACVYAYFSGSESGKLPRIILYNVRDGDKREIIPRHGIEELRQLITSVLRLRYTSKEEMTYEEFIKRCGKTTRKVMNLSDGS